The proteins below come from a single Dinghuibacter silviterrae genomic window:
- a CDS encoding L-serine ammonia-lyase, whose protein sequence is MNARESISVFDMFKIGVGPSSSHTLGPWRAAQRFAMDMDRRGLLAKAHSVRVLLYGSLAKTGKGHGTDIAVLLGLGGEDPVTFDTAAIGSYVENIDANKTLRLLGKHAVPFDPATDVVFLFSETLPYHPNALTFLLEGEGFDPVAETYYSIGGGFIQQEGETPAGSATVQLPFPIDHAGDLLHWCMKTGMSISEVVMENENTWRPETETRAGVLNIWRVMRECIYRGCHAQGSLPGGLQVKRRASGLNRQLLQGRTYNGFEEWLNAIRAGGASFQYTLDWVSCFALAVNEENASFGRVVTAPTNGAAGVIPAVLQYFVTFCDGFRDEKIMTFLLTASEVGSIFKKGATISAAMGGCQAEIGVSSAMAAAGLTEVMGGTQRQVMMAAEIAMEHHLGLTCDPIAGLVQIPCIERNTMGAIKAITASQLALQSAPDYAKVSLDAVVKTMWDTALDMNTKYKETADGGLAVNIPLSLPEC, encoded by the coding sequence ATGAACGCAAGAGAATCGATTTCCGTATTTGACATGTTCAAGATCGGGGTTGGCCCGTCGAGCAGCCATACCCTGGGACCCTGGAGGGCGGCCCAGCGTTTTGCCATGGACATGGACCGCCGCGGCCTGCTCGCCAAAGCGCACAGCGTCCGCGTTCTCCTGTACGGCTCGCTCGCCAAAACGGGTAAAGGCCATGGGACGGACATTGCCGTATTGCTGGGTTTGGGCGGGGAAGACCCTGTTACCTTCGATACCGCCGCCATCGGGTCTTACGTAGAAAACATTGACGCAAACAAGACCTTGCGGCTGCTTGGGAAGCACGCCGTGCCCTTTGACCCTGCCACCGATGTCGTGTTCCTGTTTTCCGAAACCCTGCCGTACCATCCCAACGCACTGACGTTTTTGCTGGAAGGGGAAGGGTTTGACCCCGTGGCGGAAACCTATTATTCCATTGGCGGGGGCTTTATCCAGCAGGAAGGGGAAACACCCGCGGGGAGCGCGACCGTCCAGTTGCCTTTTCCCATCGACCACGCGGGGGACCTGCTCCACTGGTGCATGAAGACCGGGATGAGCATTTCCGAAGTGGTGATGGAAAATGAAAATACCTGGCGGCCGGAGACCGAAACCCGGGCCGGCGTGCTGAATATATGGAGGGTGATGCGGGAATGCATATACCGCGGCTGTCATGCCCAGGGCTCCCTTCCCGGCGGCCTTCAGGTAAAACGGCGGGCGTCGGGTTTGAACCGCCAACTCCTCCAGGGACGTACGTACAACGGTTTTGAGGAATGGTTGAATGCGATCCGCGCGGGGGGCGCCTCCTTTCAATATACCCTCGACTGGGTCAGCTGTTTTGCGCTCGCAGTCAACGAGGAGAATGCCAGCTTCGGCCGCGTGGTCACCGCGCCCACCAACGGGGCCGCGGGCGTTATCCCGGCCGTGCTTCAATACTTCGTGACGTTCTGCGACGGGTTCCGGGACGAAAAGATCATGACCTTTCTGCTCACCGCCTCCGAAGTGGGGAGCATTTTTAAAAAGGGCGCCACCATTTCAGCGGCCATGGGTGGTTGTCAGGCCGAGATCGGCGTGTCCTCCGCCATGGCGGCGGCGGGCCTGACCGAGGTCATGGGGGGCACCCAGCGCCAGGTGATGATGGCAGCGGAAATCGCCATGGAACACCACCTGGGGCTGACCTGCGACCCCATCGCCGGGCTTGTCCAGATCCCCTGTATCGAGCGAAACACGATGGGGGCCATCAAGGCCATCACCGCATCGCAGCTCGCCCTTCAAAGCGCACCCGATTATGCCAAGGTCTCCCTGGACGCGGTCGTCAAGACCATGTGGGATACCGCGCTGGATATGAATACCAAGTATAAGGAAACGGCGGATGGTGGGCTTGCGGTGAACATACCGTTGAGCCTGCCGGAGTGCTAA
- a CDS encoding co-chaperone GroES — MAKNLSVTPLHDRVIVQPAPAEEKTAGGIIIPDTAKEKPQRGTVIAAGPGKKDEPMSVKSGDTVLYGKYAGTEISIEGHDYLIMRESDILAII; from the coding sequence ATGGCTAAGAATTTAAGCGTAACCCCTTTGCATGACAGGGTGATCGTACAGCCGGCTCCCGCGGAAGAAAAGACGGCAGGCGGCATCATTATCCCCGACACTGCAAAAGAAAAACCCCAGCGTGGCACCGTCATCGCCGCCGGTCCTGGTAAGAAGGACGAGCCCATGAGCGTGAAGTCGGGCGACACTGTTCTCTATGGCAAATACGCAGGCACCGAGATCTCGATCGAAGGCCACGACTACCTGATCATGAGGGAGAGCGACATCCTGGCTATCATCTAA
- the groL gene encoding chaperonin GroEL (60 kDa chaperone family; promotes refolding of misfolded polypeptides especially under stressful conditions; forms two stacked rings of heptamers to form a barrel-shaped 14mer; ends can be capped by GroES; misfolded proteins enter the barrel where they are refolded when GroES binds) — translation MAKQIFFDIEARNRMKKGVDTLANAVKVTLGPKGRNVVIEKKFGAPSVTKDGVTVAKEIELEDAIENMGAQMLKEVASKTADIAGDGTTTATVLGHAIISEGLKNVAAGANPMDLKRGIDKAVAKVVKHLEKQSEKVGTDSAKIQQVAAISANSDEVIGKLIAEAFEKVGKDGVITVEEARGTDTTVEVVEGMQFDRGYSSAYFVTNSEKMEAELERPYILIYDKKISAMKDILHILEKVAQQGAPLLIISEDLEGEALATLVVNKLRGTLKVAAVKAPGFGDRRKEMLQDIAILTAGTVVSEEQGYKLENADLSYLGRAERVVIDKDNTTIVGGSGKKKDIEARVGQIKAQIEVTTSDYDKEKLQERLAKLSGGVAVLNVGAVTEVEMKEKKDRVDDALHATRAAIEEGIVPGGGTAFIRAIEALEKLEGENNDETTGIKIVRRALEEPLRQIAANAGIDGSIVVQKVKENKGDFGFNARTETFEKMLSAGIIDPTKVTRVALENAASIAGMLLTTEAVIADKPEPKGAAAPHGGMPGGGMGMDY, via the coding sequence ATGGCAAAACAAATATTCTTCGACATTGAAGCCCGCAATCGTATGAAAAAGGGCGTCGATACACTGGCTAACGCCGTGAAAGTCACCCTGGGTCCCAAAGGACGTAACGTGGTTATCGAAAAGAAATTCGGCGCTCCCTCCGTGACCAAGGACGGTGTTACCGTGGCCAAAGAAATCGAACTGGAAGACGCCATCGAAAACATGGGCGCCCAGATGCTGAAGGAAGTGGCCTCCAAGACCGCCGACATCGCCGGTGACGGTACGACCACGGCTACGGTGCTCGGGCACGCCATCATCAGCGAAGGGCTGAAAAACGTCGCCGCAGGGGCCAACCCGATGGACCTGAAGCGCGGTATCGACAAGGCCGTTGCCAAAGTGGTAAAACACCTCGAAAAACAATCTGAGAAAGTTGGTACCGACAGCGCCAAGATCCAACAGGTGGCTGCCATCTCCGCCAACAGCGACGAAGTCATCGGTAAGCTCATTGCCGAAGCTTTTGAAAAAGTAGGCAAGGACGGCGTCATCACTGTAGAAGAAGCCCGCGGCACCGACACGACTGTCGAAGTCGTCGAAGGGATGCAATTCGACCGTGGTTATAGCTCCGCTTATTTCGTGACCAACAGCGAAAAGATGGAAGCGGAACTGGAACGTCCTTATATCCTGATCTACGACAAGAAGATCAGCGCCATGAAGGACATCCTGCACATCCTCGAAAAAGTCGCCCAACAAGGTGCTCCCCTCCTGATCATCTCCGAAGACCTGGAAGGCGAAGCCCTCGCTACCCTGGTGGTCAACAAACTGCGTGGTACCCTGAAGGTAGCCGCTGTAAAAGCCCCCGGTTTTGGCGACCGTCGTAAGGAAATGCTCCAGGACATCGCCATCCTCACCGCCGGCACCGTTGTCAGCGAAGAACAAGGCTACAAGCTGGAAAACGCCGACCTGAGCTATCTCGGCCGTGCAGAACGCGTGGTCATCGACAAGGACAACACGACCATCGTCGGCGGCAGCGGTAAAAAGAAAGACATCGAAGCCCGCGTCGGTCAGATCAAGGCCCAGATCGAGGTAACCACCTCCGATTACGATAAGGAAAAGCTCCAGGAACGCCTGGCCAAGCTGAGCGGCGGCGTTGCCGTCCTCAATGTAGGCGCCGTTACCGAAGTGGAAATGAAGGAAAAGAAGGACCGCGTTGACGACGCCCTCCACGCTACCCGCGCTGCCATCGAAGAAGGCATCGTACCGGGCGGTGGGACCGCGTTCATCCGCGCCATCGAAGCCCTCGAAAAACTCGAAGGCGAGAACAACGACGAAACTACCGGTATCAAGATCGTCCGTCGCGCCCTGGAAGAGCCCCTGCGCCAGATTGCCGCCAACGCCGGTATCGACGGTTCCATCGTCGTCCAGAAGGTGAAAGAGAACAAGGGTGACTTTGGTTTCAACGCCCGGACCGAGACCTTCGAGAAGATGCTCTCCGCCGGTATCATCGACCCGACGAAGGTAACCCGCGTAGCCCTGGAGAATGCCGCTTCCATTGCCGGTATGCTCCTGACCACCGAGGCCGTTATCGCCGACAAACCCGAACCCAAAGGTGCTGCCGCTCCCCATGGTGGTATGCCGGGTGGTGGAATGGGTATGGATTATTAA
- a CDS encoding family 16 glycosylhydrolase — protein MLLTRAIPYLALFLTAGCTKKSSGGGGGTTTPSITVSISSTTVNRQDTATHARFFVDLSAAATSDVTVSYATQDSTAKSGTDYVAATGTLTIKAGTSEGYFDVVITGDSLRQNPQVFHAVLSNPAGAALGTATAAATIINDGTYLPVDTTGDHTPTSYPGYTLAWSDEFNTGHTLDPNSWNYEQGGSGWGNQELENYTNRIQNAFLSSGVLVIEARQESYGGNNYTSARLDTYGKHSFTHGRIDIRAKLPVSTGMWPALWMLGNNINTGTAWPACGEMDIMELIGTYPSRVTGSIHWEQANNTEGTFNNNYNLSGVNFSQAFHTFSEVWTQDSVTYLVDNQVYVQASYATNVTSGVNPFNSPFFFIFNVAVGGNWPGPPDGTTVFPQRMFVDYVRVYQ, from the coding sequence ATGCTTTTGACACGAGCGATACCTTATCTGGCCTTGTTTCTGACGGCTGGCTGTACCAAAAAATCAAGCGGCGGTGGCGGCGGTACGACGACCCCCTCGATCACGGTGAGCATCAGCTCCACTACCGTCAACCGCCAGGACACCGCCACCCACGCCCGGTTCTTTGTGGACCTGAGCGCCGCGGCCACCAGCGACGTGACGGTGAGCTATGCGACGCAGGACAGCACCGCCAAAAGCGGAACAGACTATGTCGCCGCCACCGGTACGCTGACCATCAAAGCCGGGACGTCCGAAGGCTACTTCGACGTGGTCATCACGGGGGACAGCCTCCGCCAGAACCCGCAGGTTTTTCACGCCGTGCTCAGCAACCCGGCGGGCGCGGCCCTCGGCACTGCCACTGCGGCTGCAACCATCATCAACGACGGGACCTATCTCCCAGTGGACACCACGGGGGATCATACTCCTACGTCTTATCCCGGATATACCCTTGCCTGGAGCGACGAGTTCAATACGGGTCATACGCTTGATCCCAATAGCTGGAACTATGAACAAGGCGGCAGCGGCTGGGGGAACCAGGAACTCGAAAACTATACCAACCGCATCCAGAATGCCTTTCTAAGCAGCGGCGTCCTGGTGATCGAAGCCCGCCAGGAAAGCTATGGTGGGAACAACTATACTTCCGCAAGGCTGGACACCTACGGTAAACACTCCTTTACCCACGGCCGCATCGATATCCGCGCCAAGCTGCCCGTGTCCACCGGCATGTGGCCCGCCCTCTGGATGCTGGGGAACAACATCAATACCGGTACCGCCTGGCCCGCCTGCGGGGAAATGGACATCATGGAGCTCATCGGTACCTATCCCAGCCGGGTGACCGGCTCGATCCACTGGGAACAGGCCAACAATACCGAAGGGACCTTCAACAATAACTACAACCTGTCTGGCGTGAACTTCTCGCAGGCCTTCCACACCTTTAGCGAAGTCTGGACCCAGGACAGCGTGACCTACCTCGTCGATAACCAGGTGTACGTCCAGGCCAGCTACGCCACCAACGTCACCAGCGGCGTCAATCCATTTAACAGTCCTTTCTTTTTCATATTCAACGTGGCCGTGGGTGGGAATTGGCCCGGGCCGCCCGACGGCACGACCGTGTTCCCGCAACGGATGTTTGTGGATTATGTAAGGGTTTATCAATAG
- a CDS encoding glycoside hydrolase family 30 protein produces MKKQLIRISVLCVWMFIGYSGTVVTGCGKKSSPQPPPVTPPDTSGKTAVATQVSFWLTNGDQSALLAKQNVALNFGGVPGTGPSITVDSTTQYQSIDGFGFCLTGGSADLIYRMDPTTRTSLLHELFGSDSNSIGISYLRVTIGASDLSSSAYSYDDVGNGQTDTTLSNFNLLAGDVNVVPVLQMILAINPNIKILACPWSAPAWMKTNQSTSGGSLLPQYYQVYANYFVKYIQAMKAQGIHIDAITPQNEPLNANNNPAMVVQAVTEDTLVRFYLGPTFAANGIATKIIVWDHNCDVPTYPETIFEDTATDKYVDGSAWHFYAGSISALSVVHNAFPGKNVYFTEFYTASTGDFAADLAYHLKNIIIGSTQNWSRNALEWNLASDPNYQPHTQGGCSTCKGALTIGTSVTRNVSYYIIAHASKFVLPGSVRISSGAANNLNNVAFLRPDGKKVLIVENDNTGAQTFNIQFNGKWVSTSLNGGSVGTYVW; encoded by the coding sequence ATGAAGAAACAGCTTATCCGGATTTCAGTTTTGTGCGTATGGATGTTCATCGGATACAGCGGAACGGTGGTGACCGGCTGCGGGAAGAAGTCAAGCCCGCAGCCGCCCCCCGTCACTCCGCCGGATACTTCCGGTAAGACCGCGGTGGCGACACAGGTCAGTTTCTGGCTCACCAATGGTGACCAGTCCGCACTCTTGGCAAAACAGAACGTAGCACTCAACTTCGGTGGCGTCCCGGGCACGGGTCCCAGCATCACCGTGGATTCGACGACCCAGTACCAGTCGATCGACGGCTTCGGCTTTTGCCTCACCGGCGGAAGTGCGGACCTGATCTATCGTATGGATCCCACCACCCGTACCTCCCTCCTCCACGAGCTCTTCGGCTCGGATAGTAATTCCATCGGGATCAGCTATCTGCGGGTCACGATCGGGGCTTCCGACCTCAGCAGTTCGGCGTATTCCTACGACGACGTAGGGAACGGCCAAACGGATACCACCTTGTCCAACTTTAACCTGCTGGCGGGTGACGTGAACGTCGTCCCCGTCCTGCAAATGATCCTCGCGATCAACCCCAACATCAAGATATTGGCTTGTCCATGGTCCGCCCCGGCCTGGATGAAAACCAACCAGAGTACTTCCGGCGGATCGCTTCTGCCGCAGTATTACCAGGTGTATGCAAACTATTTCGTCAAGTACATCCAGGCGATGAAGGCCCAGGGGATTCATATCGACGCGATTACGCCCCAAAATGAACCCCTGAACGCCAACAACAACCCGGCCATGGTGGTACAGGCAGTGACCGAAGATACCCTGGTAAGGTTTTACCTCGGGCCCACCTTCGCCGCCAATGGCATCGCGACGAAGATCATCGTGTGGGACCATAACTGTGACGTGCCCACCTACCCGGAAACGATATTTGAGGATACGGCCACGGATAAATATGTGGACGGTTCGGCCTGGCACTTTTACGCAGGCAGCATTTCGGCCCTGTCGGTCGTACATAACGCCTTCCCGGGCAAGAATGTGTACTTTACCGAATTCTATACCGCTTCCACGGGCGACTTCGCGGCCGACCTGGCCTACCACCTCAAGAACATCATCATCGGTTCCACGCAGAACTGGAGCCGGAATGCCCTGGAGTGGAACCTGGCCAGCGACCCGAACTACCAACCGCATACGCAAGGCGGCTGCAGCACCTGCAAGGGCGCGCTGACGATCGGTACTTCGGTGACCCGGAACGTTTCTTATTACATCATCGCACACGCTTCCAAGTTTGTGCTCCCGGGCTCCGTCCGGATATCCTCCGGCGCGGCGAACAACCTTAACAATGTCGCCTTTCTGAGGCCCGACGGCAAAAAGGTCCTGATCGTGGAGAACGACAACACGGGCGCGCAGACATTCAACATCCAGTTCAACGGGAAATGGGTCTCCACCAGCCTCAATGGGGGATCGGTGGGCACCTACGTATGGTAA
- a CDS encoding ABC transporter permease: protein MIRNYLKVALRNLMRNKVFSTINVLGLSVGLTVCTLLSLYIWHETHYDDYHPDIDRLYQVGTIEHVQGKKIRFQGCPNTLAAAFKGVFPEVEATARICPLLLDDHTLMQNGTSSFYEDKGFAADSGFFQLFKYDFVEGNPATAVSGPYSIVLSKDIADKLFGGGPALNKVIHISSAFDGDHDYTITGVFRPINKPSHIDARFFVSMYGGGIGDLIRTWKKTTSNYFFVTYVRLRPWASPAQIEPGLKAFVDMYEGNDLKAAGYTRDHFLIKVRDIHLHANMDYGDVTPGGSITYLYILGSIALFTLLIACINFMNLSTARSTRRSAEVGVRKTLGARQSTLVRQFLGESLLMALLAYVVSILLVWMLLPGFNLLAGKHITLTGAQLFVLGAASLVLAGLTGLLAGSYPALYLSSFKPVKVLKGKSANSLAVASVRKGLVVFQFGIAIILIVAVAIIVRQMQYLRNADLGFTKDQQLIIPLQSEGAWKLYTPLKAELQKQAGVESVGASFLYPGHVGWSGTYYADGQPSTDNHPFLTNYIDFDFMRTLGLQTVAGHAFTDQFPSDSVDGVVINETGARALGYTPATCIGKGFHNANSKEILRIVGVMKDFHFEDLHVPIMSVAFFVNSAPRYNYIIAHVNASNMGSVIAAAKAFWRTSDPNEPFEYSFLDGEFQKHYEEDNRLAALVGYATGIAIFISCLGLFGLAAFSAEQRTKEIGIRKVLGANVAGIVGLLSADFMKLVLLAVVLGSPVGWWATHRWLQDFAYRTTIPWTIFALTTGAALLIAFATISVQAFRAAMARPVDSLRNE, encoded by the coding sequence ATGATCCGAAACTATCTAAAGGTCGCCTTGCGCAACCTGATGAGGAATAAAGTTTTCTCGACCATCAACGTCCTGGGGCTGTCGGTGGGGCTGACCGTGTGCACCCTTCTTTCCCTGTACATCTGGCATGAAACCCACTACGACGACTACCACCCGGACATCGATCGGCTGTACCAGGTGGGAACGATCGAGCACGTCCAGGGTAAGAAGATCCGTTTTCAGGGTTGTCCGAATACGCTCGCGGCGGCCTTCAAAGGGGTTTTTCCGGAGGTGGAGGCCACGGCGAGGATATGCCCGCTGTTGCTGGACGACCATACGCTGATGCAGAACGGTACGAGTTCCTTTTATGAAGACAAGGGTTTTGCGGCGGACTCCGGTTTTTTCCAACTCTTCAAATACGATTTCGTGGAGGGCAACCCGGCCACGGCCGTGAGCGGCCCCTACTCCATCGTCCTGTCCAAGGACATTGCCGACAAGCTGTTCGGTGGCGGTCCCGCGCTGAACAAGGTGATCCATATCTCCAGCGCGTTTGATGGGGACCACGATTATACCATTACGGGGGTCTTCCGGCCCATAAACAAACCTTCTCACATCGACGCCCGTTTTTTCGTCTCGATGTATGGCGGTGGGATCGGCGACCTTATCCGGACATGGAAAAAGACGACGTCCAATTACTTCTTCGTGACCTATGTACGGCTCAGGCCCTGGGCCAGTCCTGCACAGATCGAACCCGGGCTGAAGGCTTTCGTGGATATGTATGAAGGGAACGACCTGAAAGCGGCGGGCTATACCCGGGATCATTTTCTGATCAAAGTCCGGGACATACACCTCCACGCCAATATGGACTATGGGGACGTGACACCGGGGGGCAGCATCACTTACCTGTATATCCTTGGCTCCATCGCCTTGTTCACGCTGCTGATTGCCTGTATCAACTTTATGAACCTGTCCACGGCGCGCTCAACCAGGCGGTCCGCCGAAGTCGGGGTCCGGAAAACCCTGGGCGCGCGACAATCCACCCTTGTCCGGCAGTTCCTGGGCGAGTCCCTTCTGATGGCGCTGCTGGCTTATGTTGTTTCCATACTGCTCGTCTGGATGCTGCTACCGGGTTTTAACCTTCTGGCCGGTAAACACATCACCCTTACGGGGGCCCAATTGTTCGTGTTGGGCGCCGCTTCCCTGGTACTTGCTGGGCTGACCGGGCTTCTGGCGGGCAGCTATCCGGCGCTTTACCTTTCTTCTTTCAAACCCGTAAAGGTCCTGAAGGGTAAGTCGGCCAATTCCCTGGCGGTAGCCTCGGTGCGAAAAGGCCTGGTCGTCTTCCAATTCGGCATCGCGATCATCCTGATCGTGGCAGTGGCGATCATCGTGCGGCAGATGCAGTACCTCCGCAACGCAGACCTTGGGTTTACAAAAGACCAGCAGCTCATCATCCCGCTGCAGAGCGAAGGCGCCTGGAAATTGTATACGCCTTTGAAAGCCGAGTTGCAAAAGCAGGCCGGTGTCGAATCGGTAGGGGCCTCCTTTCTTTACCCGGGACACGTCGGTTGGTCGGGTACCTATTACGCCGACGGGCAACCTAGTACGGACAACCATCCCTTCCTGACCAACTATATCGACTTCGATTTTATGCGGACGCTGGGGTTGCAAACAGTAGCCGGGCATGCCTTTACCGATCAGTTCCCCTCGGACAGCGTGGATGGGGTCGTGATCAACGAGACGGGCGCCCGGGCGCTCGGGTACACGCCCGCTACCTGTATCGGTAAGGGTTTTCACAACGCCAACAGCAAGGAGATACTGCGGATCGTGGGTGTTATGAAGGATTTTCATTTCGAAGACCTGCACGTGCCGATCATGAGCGTCGCATTTTTTGTTAACAGCGCGCCCCGGTACAATTATATCATCGCCCATGTCAACGCGTCCAACATGGGTTCCGTGATCGCGGCGGCGAAAGCCTTCTGGCGCACATCGGACCCCAACGAACCCTTTGAATATTCCTTCCTCGACGGCGAATTTCAAAAACACTATGAAGAAGACAACCGCCTGGCGGCCCTGGTGGGGTACGCAACGGGTATTGCCATCTTCATCTCCTGCCTGGGGCTTTTTGGCCTGGCGGCTTTTAGCGCCGAACAACGCACCAAGGAAATCGGGATCCGGAAAGTCCTTGGCGCCAACGTCGCGGGAATCGTCGGTTTGCTCTCGGCCGATTTCATGAAGCTGGTGCTTCTGGCCGTGGTACTGGGTTCTCCTGTCGGCTGGTGGGCGACCCACCGCTGGCTCCAGGACTTCGCGTACCGGACAACCATCCCCTGGACGATCTTTGCCCTCACTACGGGCGCGGCCCTGTTGATTGCCTTTGCCACGATCAGCGTGCAGGCCTTTCGGGCGGCGATGGCGAGGCCGGTGGATTCCTTGCGGAATGAATAG
- a CDS encoding cellulase family glycosylhydrolase — protein MKKATRLSLILWVALAGLGAGQARCQGFLHREGDRIADGRHHEVILRGIGLGGWMLQEPYMLRVAGVAVNQTQIRARISDLVGPEKTDAFYASWRAHQTTRADIDSLASWGFNAVRVPLHFNLFTLPIDQEPVPGRNTWLPTGFTLLDSLLRWCRVDHIYLILDLHAAPGGQGNDIAISDRDKQKPSLWQSPYNQQKTVALWRKLAERYGRDPWIGGYDLLNETNWGFSDPADEHGCSEKDNGPLRSLLIRVTDTIRAVDKQHLIFIEGNCWANNFHGLLPPWDSNMAVSFHKYWNYNDQASIQGVIDLRTRYNIPLWLGESGENSNTWTTDAIALVESNHISWTWWPLKKAGVNNPLEFHFPPGWPDIIAYWEGKGPKPSATEAYAVLMQLASGSSVARNTYHKDVIDAMFRQVHSDKTLPFQPASIPARVYGANYDLGRNGFAYYDLDTANFRTSNGINAPWNRGGYYRNDGVDITLCTDTGSMGYAVTDIEPGEWMQYTVRVPRSGYYTVSYRVEAAPVEPIHRHRIVQPSSADTPSAAAAANATAGLPANTPAGAAAGAARAATNGNAALLSDAAYAAPSWQLLDYDPVRGEALLDERTLPADAAMLVPGASPAPWVSIGKHRIYLKAGVHHLRILARAGGFNFSYIAIE, from the coding sequence ATGAAAAAAGCAACGCGTCTTAGCCTTATCCTATGGGTAGCCCTGGCCGGCCTTGGTGCCGGCCAGGCCCGCTGCCAGGGATTTCTTCACCGGGAAGGAGACCGGATCGCCGACGGCCGTCACCACGAGGTTATTCTGAGGGGGATCGGGTTGGGAGGATGGATGCTGCAGGAGCCGTATATGCTCCGGGTAGCGGGTGTCGCGGTGAACCAGACGCAGATCCGCGCGCGTATTTCGGACCTGGTCGGGCCGGAAAAAACCGATGCTTTTTACGCCTCCTGGAGAGCCCACCAAACGACCCGGGCCGACATCGATTCGCTGGCTTCCTGGGGTTTTAACGCAGTGCGGGTACCCCTGCACTTCAACCTATTTACCCTGCCCATCGACCAGGAGCCCGTTCCCGGCCGGAACACCTGGCTACCCACCGGCTTTACGCTTTTGGACAGCCTGTTGCGCTGGTGCCGGGTCGACCACATCTACCTTATCCTGGACCTCCACGCCGCCCCCGGCGGACAAGGCAACGACATCGCCATCTCCGACCGGGACAAGCAAAAACCCTCCCTCTGGCAAAGCCCCTATAACCAACAGAAAACGGTGGCCCTTTGGCGAAAGCTCGCCGAGCGCTATGGGCGGGATCCCTGGATCGGCGGCTATGACCTGCTCAACGAAACCAACTGGGGTTTTAGCGATCCCGCCGATGAACACGGCTGTTCCGAAAAGGACAATGGTCCCTTGCGCAGCCTCCTCATACGGGTCACCGACACCATCCGCGCGGTCGATAAACAACACCTTATTTTTATCGAAGGCAACTGCTGGGCCAACAATTTTCACGGCCTGTTGCCACCCTGGGACAGCAATATGGCCGTCAGCTTCCATAAATACTGGAACTACAACGACCAGGCGTCCATCCAGGGCGTGATCGACCTCAGGACCCGTTACAACATCCCCCTTTGGCTGGGCGAGTCCGGGGAAAACTCCAACACCTGGACCACCGACGCCATTGCCCTCGTAGAAAGCAACCACATCAGCTGGACCTGGTGGCCCCTCAAAAAAGCCGGGGTGAACAATCCTTTGGAATTCCACTTTCCCCCGGGCTGGCCGGACATCATAGCCTACTGGGAAGGGAAGGGGCCAAAGCCTTCCGCCACGGAGGCCTACGCTGTATTGATGCAGCTGGCATCCGGATCTTCGGTTGCGCGCAATACCTATCACAAGGATGTCATCGACGCGATGTTCCGGCAGGTGCATTCGGACAAAACGCTGCCCTTCCAGCCGGCCTCGATACCCGCCCGCGTCTATGGCGCCAACTACGACCTGGGTCGCAACGGCTTTGCCTACTATGATCTGGATACCGCGAATTTCAGGACCTCCAACGGCATCAACGCCCCCTGGAACCGCGGTGGCTACTACCGGAACGACGGGGTAGACATTACCCTTTGCACGGATACCGGTTCCATGGGATATGCGGTGACGGACATCGAGCCCGGAGAATGGATGCAATACACGGTTCGCGTGCCCCGCAGCGGATATTATACCGTCAGCTATCGCGTGGAAGCGGCGCCCGTGGAACCCATCCACCGGCATCGCATCGTGCAGCCATCGTCGGCGGATACGCCAAGCGCGGCGGCCGCGGCAAACGCGACCGCGGGCCTGCCCGCGAACACCCCGGCGGGCGCGGCCGCTGGCGCCGCCCGCGCGGCCACCAACGGAAATGCCGCCCTGCTCTCCGACGCAGCCTACGCCGCCCCCTCCTGGCAACTGTTGGACTACGACCCCGTGAGGGGCGAAGCCTTGCTTGACGAACGCACACTTCCGGCGGACGCTGCGATGCTAGTGCCCGGCGCATCGCCAGCGCCCTGGGTCAGTATCGGGAAACACCGGATCTATCTGAAGGCGGGAGTGCATCACTTGCGTATATTGGCGCGAGCGGGAGGATTTAATTTTAGCTATATTGCGATTGAGTAA